In Populus trichocarpa isolate Nisqually-1 chromosome 16, P.trichocarpa_v4.1, whole genome shotgun sequence, a genomic segment contains:
- the LOC7466081 gene encoding acyl-coenzyme A oxidase 4, peroxisomal, which translates to MAIPKNQDEVEQNARSSYFNLPPLDVSVAFPQATPASTFPPSVSDYFQISDLLTAEDQAIRMRVRQCMEKEIAPIMAEYWEKAKFPFHVIPKLGALGIAGGTIKGYGCPGLSITTSAVAIAEVARVDASCSTFILVHSSLAMLTIALCGSEEQKQKYLPSLAKFSTVACWALTEPDYGSDASSLQTTATKVEGGWILEGQKRWIGNSTFADLLVIFARNTTTDQINGYIVKKDAPGLTVTKIENKIGLRIVQNGDIVMKRVFVPDEDRLPGVNSFQDTNKVLAVSRVMVAWQPIGISMGVYDMCHRYLKERKQFGAPLAAFQINQQKLVHMLGNVQAMVLVGWRLCKLYEKGTMTPGHASLAKSWISLKARETAAIGRELLGGNGILSDFLVAKAMGDLEPIYTYEGTYDINSLVTGREITGLASFKPAMLSKRSRL; encoded by the exons ATGGCAATCCCTAAAAATCAAG ATGAGGTTGAGCAAAATGCAAGGagttcttattttaatttaccgCCGTTGGATGTTTCCGTCGCCTTCCCTCAAGCAACTCCCGCTTCCACATTTCCTCCTAGCg tGTCGGATTACTTTCAAATTAGTGATTTATTAACCGCGGAGGATCAGGCCATCAGGATGAGAGTGAGGCAGTGTATGGAAAAGGAAATCGCTCCGATAATggctgag TACTGGGAGAAGGCGAAGTTTCCGTTTCATGTTATTCCGAAGCTTGGTGCCTTGGGTATAGCTGGAGGAACGATAAAG GGTTATGGGTGTCCTGGTCTCTCGATCACTACAAGTGCTGTCGCCATTGCAGAAGTTGCTAGAGTTGATGCAAGCTGCTCGACTTTTATTTTGGTGCATTCATCTCTGGCAATGCTCACCATAG CTCTTTGTGGTTCGGAGGAACAGAAGCAGAAATATTTACCTTCATTGGCAAAGTTTAGCACTGTAGCTTGTTGG GCTTTGACTGAGCCTGACTATGGAAGTGATGCAAGTTCTCTGCAAACAACAGCAACCAAG GTTGAAGGTGGTTGGATACTTGAGGGCCAAAAACGCTGGATAGGAAACAGTACTTTTGCTGATTTACTTGTTATATTTGCTCGGAATACCACAACTGATCAGATTAATGG ATATATAGTGAAGAAGGATGCTCCTGGATTAACAGttacaaaaattgaaaataaaattggccTCCGTATAGTACAAAATGGAGATATAGTCATGAAAAGAgtttttgttcctgatgaggaCAGGTTGCCTGGAGTCAACTCGTTTCAAGATACAAATAAG GTTCTTGCTGTTTCACGTGTAATGGTTGCCTGGCAACCTATTGGCATATCAATGGGGGTCTATGACATGTGTCACAG GTATctaaaggaaaggaaacaatTTGGAGCCCCATTGGCAGCCTTCCAAATCAATCAACAGAAACTTGTCCACATGCTTGGTAATGTCCAAGCAATGGTACTAGTTGGTTGGCGCCTTTGCAAGTTGTATGAAAAGGGAACAATGACCCCAGGTCATGCCAGCTTGGCAAAG TCATGGATCAGTTTGAAGGCAAGGGAAACTGCTGCTATTGGGAGGGAGTTACTTGGTGGCAATGGAATTTTGTCTGATTTTCTAGTTGCCAAG GCAATGGGTGATTTAGAACCCATCTACACATATGAAGGCACATATGACATCAACAGCTTGGTAACAGGCAGAGAAATCACTGGTCTTGCCAGTTTTAAGCCTGCAATGTTGAGCAAGCGAAGTCGCCTGTAA
- the LOC7466082 gene encoding phosphoinositide phosphatase SAC8 produces the protein MEITPSPSPPPSGRFKLFDQLELQEFSDKYVIKSVESPNRGFSISRLHGDIQPLNNDNDGGGCDESSVSPSKTSVIYGVVGTIRLVVGTYMLVIISRKEVGEFLGFPVFRIAAMKFLPCNEALKFSTAQEKRDEAYFMNLLKVVESTPGLYYSYETDITLNLQRRCKLAEGWMSKPIWKSADPRFVWNKSLLEELIEFKLDEFIIPLLQGSFGAAQLKIKESSATVTLVSRRCTRRLGTRMWRRGANLEGDTANFIETEQLLELEGYRSSLLQIRGSIPLLWEQIVDLSYRPCLRIISHEQTSKVVERHFHDLYQRYGDTMAVDLTNKHGDEGQLSAAYAAEMQKLPNVRYVPFDFHHVCGNSNFDNLQILYNQILDDFQKQGYILIDAEGNILEEQKGIIRSNCIDCLDRTNVTQSFLGQKSLTMQLQRIGVLSSIEFITMFSEEYGKFRALWAEQGDEVSLEYAGTHALKGDLVRYGRQTIGGKIKDGMSALSRYYLNNFQDGVRQDALDLISGHYSVNRNGPSPFQLNGFESLSYLPVASAASALIIGGLTITSVTIQQAGRQAQQYLSTVIWAGVTAGVMAVVKANGRQFCSRPRLCGLL, from the exons ATGGAAATTACCCCCTCTccatctcctcctccttcaGGGAGATTCAAACTTTTTGACCAATTAGAATTGCAAGAATTCAGCGACAAATACGTGATCAAATCCGTTGAATCTCCTAATCGTGGCTTCTCTATCAGTCGCCTCCACGGCGATATCCAGCCTCTTAATAATG AtaatgatggtggtggttgtgATGAAAGTTCCGTTAGTCCGTCAAAAACCTCCGTGATTTACGGCGTCGTCGGCACAATTAGATTGGTCGTAg GAACGTACATGCTTGTGATAATTTCGCGGAAAGAAGTTGGAGAATTTCTTGGTTTTCCTGTTTTCCGAATTGCTGCGATGAAGTTTTTGCCTTGCAATGAGGCATTGAAGTTTTCTACTGCGCAAGAA aAAAGAGATGAGGCCTACTTTATGAATCTGTTGAAAGTGGTGGAGTCAACTCCAGGGCTGTATTATTCGTATGAGACGGATATAACTTTGAA TTTGCAGCGAAGATGTAAATTAGCAGAAGGGTGGATGAGTAAACCGATTTGGAAATCA GCTGACCCTCGATTTGTTTGGAACAAAAGTCTTTTGGAAGAACTTATTGAGTTTAAG CTTGATGAGTTCATCATTCCTCTACTTCAAGGAA GCTTTGGAGCTGCACAGCTAAAGATAAAAGAGTCATCTGCCACAGTTACATTAGTTTCAAGAAGGTGTACTCGGCGTCTAG GGACACGAATGTGGAGGAGAGGAGCTAACCTTGAAGGAGACACTGCTAACTTTATTGAAACTGAGCAATTGCTGGAGCTTGAAGGTTACAGATCTTCATTGTTGCAG ATTCGAGGTTCGATTCCCCTACTTTGGGAGCAGATTGTTGATTTGAGCTATAGACCATGTCTTAGAATCATTAGTCATGAGCAGACG TCAAAAGTTGTTGAGCGCCATTTCCATGATCTTTACCAACGATATGGGGATACCATGGCAGTTGACTTAACCAATAAA CATGGTGATGAAGGTCAATTAAGCGCAGCTTATGCTGCTGAAATGCAAAAGCTTCCAAATGTGAG ATATGTTCCGTTTGATTTTCATCATGTCTGTGGCAACTCAAACTTTGATAATCTTCAAATTCTATATAATCAAATCTTAGACGACTTCCAAAAGCAAGG ATATATCCTCATAGACGCAGAAGGAAACATATTGGAAGAGCAGAAAGGCATTATTAGATCTAACTGCATTGACTGCTTGGATCGAACAAATGTTACCCAG AGTTTTCTGGGTCAGAAGTCTTTAACCATGCAATTGCAAAGAATAGGAGTGCTTTCTTCTATTGAGTTTATTACCATGTTCAGTGAAGAATATGGAAAGTTCAGAGCAT TGTGGGCTGAGCAAGGTGATGAGGTCAGCCTTGAATATGCCGGCACTCATGCTTTGAAAGGGGATTTAGTTAG ATATGGAAGACAGACTATAGGAGGAAAAATCAAAGATGGGATGAGTGCCCTTTCAAGATACTATCTGAACAATTTTCAAGATGGAGTTCGCCAG GACGCATTAGATCTTATAAGTGGCCATTATAGTGTCAACAGAAATGGTCCTTCACCATTCCAGCTTAATGGATTCGAATCACTCTCT TATCTTCCGGTGGCATCAGCTGCATCAGCTTTGATTATTGGAGGTTTAACAATAACATCTGTCACGATTCAGCAAG CGGGACGACAGGCGCAGCAGTATTTGTCAACTGTTATCTGGGCTGGAGTGACTGCTGGAGTAATGGCAGTTGTTAAAGCTAACGGGCGGCAGTTTTGTTCTAGGCCGCGCTTGTGTGGTCTTCTGTAA